In Armatimonadota bacterium, the following proteins share a genomic window:
- a CDS encoding TylF/MycF/NovP-related O-methyltransferase, whose translation MCADLLIWDEDLRFQAVLSEVQEHTILDVPRCYILWQLGKTVSAITGDAAELGVYRGGTAKLLAKACPGRTLHLFDPFTGLPAPSLIDVMGEGEFIDTSLEQVEDYLRDCRDVRIYPGLFPETARPTKDAQFCFVHVDADLYRSVLDACIWSYPRLRPGGVMVFDDHGWSCSPGAKQAVDEFFADRPEYPVYLPTGQAVVIRHHAATDSTGSPRGWWRRRRR comes from the coding sequence ATGTGTGCTGACCTGCTGATCTGGGATGAAGACCTGCGCTTCCAGGCCGTGTTGAGCGAAGTGCAGGAGCATACCATCCTTGACGTCCCCAGATGCTACATCCTGTGGCAACTCGGCAAGACGGTAAGTGCCATCACAGGGGATGCCGCCGAGCTGGGCGTGTACCGAGGGGGCACGGCGAAGTTGCTGGCAAAGGCGTGTCCGGGCAGGACATTGCACCTGTTCGACCCGTTCACGGGTCTACCCGCCCCATCCTTGATCGACGTGATGGGCGAGGGCGAGTTTATTGACACGTCGTTGGAGCAGGTGGAAGACTACCTGCGCGATTGCCGAGATGTCCGCATCTATCCCGGCCTGTTCCCCGAGACCGCGCGCCCGACGAAAGACGCGCAATTCTGCTTCGTCCACGTCGATGCTGACCTCTATCGGTCTGTGCTGGACGCCTGCATCTGGTCTTATCCAAGGTTGCGTCCGGGCGGGGTCATGGTCTTCGATGACCACGGTTGGAGTTGTAGTCCGGGAGCGAAACAGGCCGTGGATGAGTTCTTTGCGGACCGGCCTGAGTACCCTGTGTATCTGCCCACTGGACAGGCGGTAGTGATTCGCCACCACGCCGCGACGGATTCGACCGGAAGTCCGCGCGGTTGGTGGAGGCGGCGCAGAAGGTGA